From a region of the Gossypium raimondii isolate GPD5lz chromosome 10, ASM2569854v1, whole genome shotgun sequence genome:
- the LOC105778583 gene encoding LOW QUALITY PROTEIN: transcription factor HEC3 (The sequence of the model RefSeq protein was modified relative to this genomic sequence to represent the inferred CDS: deleted 1 base in 1 codon), with product MDINPALKLQTHTWNLEIPMDDHILHDQLPLNPIWPSFPLQTPFSTSTTPTHLPSATPVYSTHHNDQLGHLVEEGEEPEEELSAMKEMLYKIAAMQPVDIDPSTIRKPKRRNVRISDDPQSVAARHRRERISEKIRILKRLVPGGTKMDTASMLDEAIRYVKFLKRQILELQRSNDNQQPPPPPPPYPVEWQVAPNKPLGSTSETQPGHGFTFGGNGGNPLCFNHEVNLVINGLAIFLT from the exons ATGGATATCAATCCAGCATTAAAGCTCCAAACCCACACTTGGAATCTTGAAATCCCCATGGATGACCATATCCTCCATGACCAACTCCCTTTGAACCCTATTTGGCCGAGCTTCCCTCTTCAAACCCCTTTCTCCACCTCAACTACTCCCACCCACCTACCTAGTGCAACACCTGTTTACTCGACTCATCACAATGACCAACTAGGTCACCTTGTTGAAGAGGGGGAAGAACCAGAAGAAGAGTTAAGCGCCATGAAAGAGATGTTGTACAAGATCGCCGCGATGCAGCCCGTGGACATCGACCCTTCCACCATCCGGAAGCCCAAGAGACGCAACGTGCGGATCAGCGACGATCCCCAGAGCGTGGCGGCTCGTCACAGGCGCGAGAGGATAAGCGAAAAGATCAGAATTCTTAAAAGACTTGTCCCGGGAGGCACTAAGATGGACACTGCATCAATGCTGGACGAAGCTATCCGATATGTCAAGTTCTTGAAGCGGCAGATTCTGGAGTTGCAACGATCCAATGATAACCAGCAGccgccaccaccaccaccaccatacCCTGTGGAGTGGCAAGTTGCACCAAATAAACCTCTGGGTTCCACCTCGGAGACACAACCAGGGCATGGATTCACTTTTGGTGGCAACGGGGGA AACCCCTTGTGCTTTAATCATGAGGTAAATTTAGTGATTAATGGCTTAGCTATATTCCTGACTTAA